One Coffea arabica cultivar ET-39 chromosome 5e, Coffea Arabica ET-39 HiFi, whole genome shotgun sequence DNA segment encodes these proteins:
- the LOC140006876 gene encoding uncharacterized protein: protein MAIKLDMAKAYDRVEWQCLLKMMEKMGFCSKWINWIHNCLKTVSYSFNCNGEVKGFVTPERGIRQGDPLSPYLFLICSEGFSNLLRRAEESKRIQGLKISRLGPVLTHLFFADDSIIFCKANKNEAVEIMKVLKTYENASGQLVNLDKSAVFFSKNVDDEQKKEICLALGGMAEAKQGKYLGLPMVVSRSKEQIFGFVRDNIRKRCQNWKNKLLSPAGKEVLLKAVVMVMPTYVMSCFKLSRRLCKDICSLMANFWWGEANGKNKMHWLSWKKMAMAKSAGGLGFKDIEAFNQALLGKQVWRILTKPNLLVSKVLKSRYSPQESILLCSLPRNASWNWQGLMGARSLINAGIIRRIGNGRSTNIWSHKWIPDTDTGKPTTRRGNHCELEKVEELISQHRWNRNIIFRFFNSNDAQKILAIPLSLAGREDSFYWQPKVGGMYTVNSGYKFLMKQHRKRGRRRQEGASSSYTASDSELAQMWNTLWSLNIKHKIKIFIWKCIQGALPVKATVNRRTGVGDPICKMCGSAQETVEHLLLNCPHTENIWKASPIQWDGAKEQQGDFKRWWLRISEARHRTEGMEHIGLTANILWQVWKERNKREFENATFDPPFKSIRKAHSEWLEQQQIEYKEKGESTDETVPRQDAQNQNYGNEGEVLMEVTTSTKQGQLFVGIGVTVQLFASNTMIGWALKDISSGNKILDEALALKLVLCKAVQRKWSNLKLRFCNKELWRQLKYQSPANSKMATVLEDISQLQRLFCMCSFVLDREENMIVSKTLSVDTLSIIVDEERQLPQSL, encoded by the coding sequence ATGGCTATCAAATTGGACATGGCAAAGGCTTatgatagggtggagtggcaATGCTTGTTGAAAATGATGGAAAAGATGGGTTTCTGCTCTAAATGGATTAACTGGATTCATAACTGTTTGAAGACAGTGAGTTACTCTTTCAACTGTAATGGTGAGGTTAAAGGTTTTGTGACACCAGAAAGAGGGATAAGGCAGGGAGACCCTTTGTCTCCATATCTGTTTCTAATATGTTCAGAGGGCTTCTCCAATTTGCTAAGAAGGGCTGAGGAAAGCAAAAGGATCCAGGGACTCAAAATCAGCAGACTTGGTCCAGTGCTAACACATCTGTTCTTTGCGGATGACTCTATCATATTTTGTAAGGCTAATAAGAATGAGGCTGTGGAAATTATGAAGGTGCTGAAAACATATGAAAATGCCTCGGGACAGTTAGTCAACCTGGACAAATCAGCAGTGTTTTTTAGTAAAAATGTGGACGATGAGCAGAAGAAGGAGATATGCCTGGCATTAGGAGGAATGGCAGAGGCTAAGCAAGGCAAATACCTGGGACTCCCTATGGTAGTATCAAGATCTAAAGAGCAGATCTTTGGTTTTGTGAGAGATAATATAAGGAAAAGATGTCAGAATTGGAAAAACAAACTATTGAGTCCAGCAGGTAAGGAAGTGTTGCTGAAAGCAGTTGTTATGGTAATGCCCACATACGTGATGTCTTGTTTTAAGCTGTCCAGAAGATTGTGTAAAGATATATGTTCATTGATGGCCAACTTCTGGTGGGGTGAAGCTAATGGTAAGAACAAAATGCACTGGCTGTCTTGGAAAAAAATGGCAATGGCAAAAAGTGCAGGAGGTCTAGGCTTTAAGGATATTGAAGCTTTCAATCAAGCACTGTTAGGAAAGCAAGTTTGGAGGATACTTACTAAACCAAATCTGTTGGTTAGTAAGGTGTTGAAATCCAGATATTCTCCTCAGGAATCGATACTACTGTGTAGCCTCCCCAGAAATGCATCCTGGAATTGGCAGGGACTCATGGGGGCAAGAAGTTTAATCAATGCTGGAATAATAAGAAGGATAGGAAATGGAAGGAGTACAAATATATGGAGCCACAAGTGGATCCCAGACACTGATACAGGGAAGCCAACTACTAGACGAGGGAATCATTGTGAGCTGGAAAAAGTGGAGGAGCTTATTAGTCAGCATAGGTGGAACAGAAACATCATATTCAGATTCTTCAATAGCAATGATGCACAAAAAATTTTAGCTATTCCTCTGAGTCTAGCTGGTAGGGAAGATAGCTTTTATTGGCAACCAAAGGTGGGAGGGATGTACACTGTCAATTCTGGTTATAAATTTCTGATGAAGCAACACAGAAAGAGAGGCAGGCGCAGGCAGGAAGGAGCTAGCTCTAGCTATACAGCAAGTGATTCGGAGTTAGCTCAGATGTGGAATACACTATGGAGTTTAAACATCAAacataaaatcaaaattttcatctGGAAATGCATTCAAGGTGCCCTGCCTGTGAAAGCAACAGTAAATAGACGAACGGGGGTGGGTGATCCGATATGTAAGATGTGTGGATCAGCACAGGAAACAGTCGAACATCTTCTGCTGAATTGCCCCCACACGGAAAACATATGGAAGGCATCTCCCATTCAGTGGGATGGAGCAAAGGAGCAACAGGGAGATTTCAAAAGGTGGTGGCTAAGAATCTCTGAAGCAAGGCACAGGACAGAAGGGATGGAACACATTGGATTAACTGCAAACATCCTGTGGCAGGtgtggaaagaaagaaacaaaagagaatTCGAGAACGCTACCTTTGATCCCCCTTTCAAATCTATAAGGAAAGCTCATTCGGAATGGTTAGAGCAGCAGCAAATAGAGTACaaagagaaaggagagagcACAGATGAAACAGTCCCTAGGCAAGATGCTCAGAATCAGAATTATGGAAATGAAGGAGAAGTGCTAATGGAGGTGACTACATCCACGAAGCAAGGGCAGTTGTTTGTGGGAATTGGAGTCACAGTTCAGCTTTTTGCAAGTAACACGATGATAGGGTGGGCACTGAAAGACATTAGTTCTGGAAACAAAATCCTAGATGAAGCTTTGGCACTGAAGCTGGTGTTGTGTAAAGCTGTACAACGCAAGTGGAGCAATCTTAAGCTGAGATTTTGTAACAAGGAACTGTGGAGACAATTAAAATATCAGAGCCCAGCGAACAGCAAAATGGCAACAGTACTTGAAGACATCTCTCAGTTACAGAGATTGTTTTGCATGTGCTCTTTTGTTTTGGATAGGGAAGAAAATATGATAGTCAGTAAAACACTGAGTGTTGATACTTTAAGCATTATTGTGGATGAGGAGCGACAGCTTCCTCAGAGTCTTTGA
- the LOC113743936 gene encoding uncharacterized protein produces MRVVVWNCQGVGSPLTVPQLREVNHLSSPNIYFLSETKNRKTVIDRIARRLRLDNNVTVEAMNRTGGMALLWTKDTQIVEVVTTAFTIEAKIEGNESQAAWWFIGVYASCDKWIRKEQWRVLTDRNRLWGSKYLISGDFNDILSNEEKLVDIGFEGHPWTWSNHWDNEGEIRQRLDRVLGSMDWFQDFESAKCHHIETLASDHSLLLLGTNPGIERKKKRFYFDKRWLQKEGIQQVVEQAWGRDEQGSKLFKVTRKIRNCKIELLKWRNNAQTNSRSKIDGLKQDLEKTRNAGLANKKEKCQDLKRQLANAYKEEEAFWSQKSRISWLRAGDKNTRYFHSFVKGRCVSNRLNRLQRDDGSWTANEEEVVTELSEYFKDLFTSGGKDEMTEILEGIPHYITQEMNDKLTKEVMEEEIHDALFSMNPEKAPGQDGMTPLFFQKFWNTIKSDIIIAIKAFFPLRPHAQISQPHCYIPYSQNSAPNQSEKFQAYQSM; encoded by the exons ATGAGAGTAGTGGTGTGGAACTGCCAAGGGGTGGGGAGTcccttgacagttccccagCTGAGGGAGGTTAATCACCTATCCTCTCCAAACATTTATTTTCTAAGTGAAACTAAGAACAGGAAGACGGTCATAGATAGAATAGCTAGAAGGTTAAGGCTAGACAACAATGTGACCGTGGAAGCTATGAATAGAACAGGGGGGATGGCCTTACTTTGGACTAAGGATACACAAATTGTAGAGGTGGTCACTACTGCTTTTACTATAGAAGCTAAGATTGAAGGTAATGAATCTCAGGCGGCATGGTGGTTCATTGGAGTGTATGCTAGTTGTGATAAATGGATCAGGAAGGAACAATGGAGAGTGCTTACGGATAGAAATAGGTTGTGGGGATCTAAATACCTGATCTCTGGGGATTTTAATGACAttttgtccaatgaagaaaa ACTAGTTGATATTGGTTTTGAAGGCCACCCTTGGACATGGAGCAATCACTGGGACAATGAAGGGGAGATTCGTCAAAGGCTAGATAGAGTTTTGGGTAGTATGGATTGGTTTCAAGATTTTGAGAGTGCTAAGTGTCACCACATTGAGACTCTAGCGTCTGACCACTCGTTGCTTTTGTTAGGCACCAATCCAGGgatagaaaggaaaaaaaagaggtttTACTTTGACAAGAGATGGCTCCAAAAAGAGGGGATCCAGCAAGTAGTGGAGCAAGCCTGGGGTAGGGATGAACAGGGCTCAAAATTGTTCAAAGTGACGAGAAAGATTAGGAATTGCAAAATTGAACTCTTGAAGTGGAGAAATAATGCCCAGACTAACTCTAGGAGTAAGATTGACGGCCTTAAGCAGGATCTTGAGAAGACTAGGAATGCTGGTTTagctaacaaaaaagagaaatgcCAGGATCTCAAAAGACAGCTGGCTAATGCTTACAAGGAGGAAGAAGCTTTCTGGAGCCAGAAGTCCAGAATCAGCTGGCTGAGAGCAGGGGATAAAAATACTAGATATTTTCACTCTTTTGTCAAGGGGAGGTGTGTGAGTAATAGATTGAACAGGTTACAAAGAGATGATGGATCTTGGACTGCGAATGAAGAGGAGGTAGTGACTGAACTTTCTGAGTACTTTAAGGACCTGTTTACGAGTGGTGGGAAGGATGAAATGACAGAAATCTTAGAGGGAATTCCACACTATATTACTCAGGAGATGAATGATAAGTTAACCAAGGAAGTTATGGAGGAAGAAATTCATGATGCTTTGTTCTCTATGAATCCAGAAAAAGCCCCTGGACAAGATGGAATGACTCCTTTGTTTTTTCAGAAATTCTGGAATACTATTAAAAGTGACATCATTATAGCTATTAAAGCTTTTTTTCCACTCAGGCCACATGCTCAAATCAGTCAACCACACTGTTATATCCCTTATTCCCAAAATTCTGCACCCAACCaatctgaaaaatttcaggccTATCAGTCTATGTAG